Genomic window (Melioribacteraceae bacterium):
TACTTTATGGTAAACCTAATAAATTCTTTTTTATAGATCTGAGATCGAAAGAGTACAAAAACATTACAAGTCCGTTTCAAAACTATTCGCTAATGGTATGTGATACAGAAGAGCAGATAAAAAATCCAACAAAAATATGCAATGAGAGAATAGAGGAATGTGAAGTTGGCGTAAGAGGTTTACGATTGTATGTGTGGGGAATTAAAAATTTGCGGGATGTTCACAAAGATTTTTTATTACGGCATGTTCACATGCTCCCCAAAAAAATATTTTCACGAGTACTTTACAATGTACAGGAGAGAACAAGAGTTGAACTCGCGCTGAAAGCTATCAAGAAAAAAGATATAGCACTATTCGGCCGACTAATTTCTGAATCGCATAAAAATTTGTATGAAGATTATGAATTAGTGTGTCCCAAATGTAATTTTATTGTTGAAAACGCATTGCGGGATAACTACACAATGGGGGCAAAGATGATAAGTTGTACTTCAATACGCAGTTCATTTGTGATTGCCGATAGAAGCATGGAACTGCTTTTTTCTGAAAAAATTAAAACAGAATTTCAAAAACAATTTGGTACGGCATTAAGGCTTCATAACTTTCCTCTTTGCAATTCAAAAGACAAGCAAGTTCTAGTTAGCGAAACCGCATAAAGCGCAAGAACAATTAAAATTAAATTCAACTTGATTTTATGTTTTGTTCGCAATACATTTTCCAACGAATAATATAGGAATATTGATGAGTTTTTCGGATAATTTTTTAGGTGACGGTTTTGATGAGCAAATCAGTGAAAAAGATGCCAAAGAGAAAGTTGTTTTGTGCAAAGAAATTATTGAAGAAGGCAGAGCATTTACTAATATAGATTTAATTGAAGATACAGTTCAACTATGCATTGAGTATGATTTTGTTGAGGATGGTCTTCATCTAGTAGAATCAATTCTGGATATAGCACCATATAATTCCGAGGCATGGCAATTCAAAGGCGTTCTGCTCAATAATTCTTTTCGTTTCGATGAAGCTTACAATTGTTTTATCAAATCCTTATCACTTAATCCAAACGATATAGAAACCCACATTAATAAATCAATCGCAGAAGATAACCTGGGATTATTTGATGATGCGGTAAGCTCGCTTCATAAAGCTTTGGAGCTTTCCCCAACCGATGATGAGACCTATTTTAATTTGGGTATGCTTTATCAAAAAAAGGAAAGATTTAATGAGGCCATTCAAAATTTTAAAAGAGCTGTAGAAATAGATCCAGAATACATGGAAGCCTGGTATGAACTTGGTTATTCATATGAAAACAACGATCAGCTCGAAAACGCACTAGCTGCATATGATAAATATCTGCAAATTGACCCGAACAGTTACACCGCGTGGTATAATAAGGGAATTGTTTTTTTACGGATGGAAGATTATCCGAAAGCAATTAATTGTTTTGAGTTGTCAATTGCGCTCAAGGATGATTTCTCAAGTTCTTGGTTTAACTGTGGATTTGGATATTTTAGAATGAAGAGATTTACCGATGCTTTAAGCGCATATAACAAGGCTTACGAACTTGATTCATATGATGATGCTATTTTATATAATCTCGGTCAAACCTACGAAGAGCTTTCAGAATATTCTTTAGCTATAAAATGCTATACACAGGCAATTAAACTGGATGAAGAATATTATGAGGCCTATTTATCACGAGGATATTGTTATGATTCTGTGGGCAAGTATCATTTAGCGTTAAAGGATTTTAACAAAGCGATTTCGATTACATCAAGTTCGGAAGAAGCATGGCTTGCCAAAGCGGATCTTGAATATTCATTAGGAAATATTCAGCTCTCAATTGAAAGTTATTTGAAAACTTTAGAGCTCAATCCCGATAGTTTTGAAGGATGGTATAAATTAGCAGAAACTTATGGTGAAACTGGAATGTGGCTCGAGGCTTTGAGAGCATTAGATGAATGTATAAGAATTAATCCAAATGATGCTAACAGTTATTACGAAAAATCAAAAATTTATTTTTTATTGAATCATACAAAAGAAGCAATCGATTTTTTGAAACTTGCGTTTAAAATTGACCCGTCAATAAGAAATAGTTTTTCTAAAGATTATCCTGAAGTAAAATTATCAAAGCTGTTTAATAAACTGATAGAAGAGAACTAATAATCATAATTAATGCAATTGCAGAATAAATTTAATCATAACACAAAAATTGTCGGGGTAATTGGTCACCCCATTAGGCATTCATTTTCTCCCCTAATGCACAACATTGCCTTTGAAATTGGAAAGTTAAATTATATTTATCTGCCCTTCGATGTTCCTTCAAACTCATTGAAAGATGCAATTAGGGGAATGATCGCGCTTGGCATCAAAGGTTTTAATGTTACAATTCCCCTTAAAGAAAAAATTGTTCCACTCTTAAAAGACGTTTCTGAGGAAGCTGGAACTGTTGGTGCTGTAAACACAATTGTGAATGACGATGGTGTTTTAAGAGGCTATAACACAGATGTTTACGGAATTATTGAATCGTTAAATGATTACAAAGATGAAATTGCCGGACAAAAAGTTGTTGTTATTGGCGCTGGAGGTGCCGCGAGAAGTGTTATCTATTCATTGATAAGAAACTTCAAACCGGGTGAAATTATAATAGTTAATAGAACAGAACAGATTGGAGAATCTTTAAAAGAATATTTCTCTGCAAAAATGCTGTTTACTGAATTGAGATCGCTTCCACTCGTTCCACCAGATTTAATCTCCGTGTTCAGAGATTCGAAGTTGATTATAAATACAACCTCAATGGGAATGTTTCCCGAGATAGATGATTCCGCTACAACTATCGGGGAATCATTCATGAAAGGGCAAATAGTTTTTGACGTGGTTTATAATCCGGTTAAAACAAAATTGCTTAAATTGGCTGAAGGACAGGGCGCAACAATTATTACAGGATTAAAAATGTTTGTTGAGCAGGGAGCAAAATCTTATGAATTATGGACTGGTGAAAAAATGCCGGTGGATAAAGTATTTAAAACTTTAGAAAATTATTTGGTTACTTAATTGAAATTTTAAAACTGAAAAATGAGTCATGCAGGTTAATTACCCGCATGACTTTTTTTTAAGAAAGTTTTGCCAACGCTTCTTTAATTCGCTTTACACCCTCTTTGATATTCTCCAAGGATGTTGCATAAGAAATTCTAATAAAACCTTCGGCGCCAAAAGCACTTCCGGGAACTGTGGCAACTTTTGCTTCCCGAATCAAATACATCGATAAATCAAAAGAATCTTTGACGTGGTAAGTAGAAAAAGATTTATTAAAGTATGCCGATACATTTGGGAAAAGATAAAATGCTCCTTCGGACTTATAACAAGAAACTCCCTCAATTGATAAAAGTTCATCAAATAAGTAATCTCTGCGTTTTTCAAACTCAATCCGCATCATCTCAACATATTCTTGCGGGCCATTTAACGCTTCTACCGCCGCAGCTTGTGAAATAGAAGCGGCATTAGAAGTACTATGGCTCTGAATTTTATTTATGGATTTGATGACATCTTCCGGGCCAACGGTATAACCAATTCTCCAGCCGGTCATTGCGTGAGATTTAGATAAACCATTAACAAGAATAGTCTTTTGTTTTAAACTTTCCCTCAAAGAAGGAAAGCTTACAAATTTATAACTACCATAGACAAGTTTTTCATAGATTTCATCGGCAATAACATAAAAATTGTTTTGATCAACAACATCGGCTATTGCTTCTAGTTCATTTTTAGTATATGCAGAACCGGTTGGATTAGAAGGATTACACAAAATAACAGCTTTCGTTTTTGAAGTAATTGCTTTTTTAAGCTGTTCAGGGGTCATCTTAAATCCATTTTCTTCCTTTGTATCAATGTAAACAGAAACCCCGTCAGAAACCGAAACCATTTCGGGATAAGAAACCCAGTAGGGAGCTGGAATTATAATTTCATCTCCTTCGTTGCAGATAGAGAGTATAACATTGTACAAACTATGTTTTGCACCTGATGATACTATCACATCGTTTGGGGAGTAATCCAGATTGTTATCATCCTTTAATTTTTTAGAAATTGCTTTTCTTAGATCAACAGTGCCCTGGTTTAACGTGTAGCGAGTTTGATTATTTTCGATTGCTCTTATTGCGGCATCTTTTACGTTTTGTGGTGTTGGAAAATCGGGCTCTCCGACACTAAAATCTATGACGCTTTCTCCCCGCGCGCTCATTTCTTTTGCTTCGGCGGCAACTTTCATAGTTGGCGATACACCAATCTTATTAACTCGCTGTGATACGGGCACTTTAGACTCCAATTAATTTTATATTATAATTTTATTAGATCGATTTAAAGAAAGGAACAAATCCAGGAATCATTAATTTCTTGCCCAATATAGCACTTGATCTTTAAAGTTGAAAGGGAAGAGGTTTATAAAAACATATAAAATTTAGCTGAAGGTTTATATTTAAAATTATTCATATTTATAAGTATTCATGCATTTCTTAAAAACACAAACAATGAGGTGAGCCAAAGAATAACTAATCTAATTAGTAAAATCACAACACTCTTTATCTAGATCAAAATCTATATTAATAAAAATACCTCAATTAGTTTTCCGGTCTATCCAATATTTCTTTTAAAAGTTTTAATAAATCGCGTCTTTCAAAAGGCTTCGCGAGATAGTGTGTAAACCCTTGTGCTAAAAACTCTCTTCTGTTTACATTAGACGCATAACCGGTAATTGCAACCATTGGAGTGTTAGAAAATTTATCCAGTTTTTTTATCTCAGTCAAAACCTGAAGTCCGTCAATACCTTTTCCAAGATTAATATCAATTAGAAGTATGTCGTAAAAGTTCTCTTTGGCCATCTCAATTCCAGTATAACCGTCTCGAGCAAAATCAACAATTGCATACTTATGCAAAAACTTTTGAACAACCTCAATATTAAATTGATTGTCTTCAATTAAGAGAACTGATGGTGTTTTGGCTAAAGCTTTACTCGTTTCGTCTTGGTCGTCATTCATAATTGGGTGGGTATTAATTTCGTTATCTTCTTCAGAATTAATGGTATAAATATCATTATTTAGCGTAATAGTGAAGCAAGAACCTTTATCAACCTCGCTAACTACGTCAAGATTGCCACCAATTAAATTCACAATTCTTTTACTAAGGGATAAGCCTAATCCCAGACCTTCATAATCTCTTCTAAACCCTTCGCTCAACTGTTTGAATTCCCTAAAAATTATTTGCTGATCCTCTTTTTTAATACCAATACCGGTATCGCAAATATGTATTAATGCCTTTGTTCTTCCTTCTGAAGCCGGTTTATATTCAAGAGTTATTTTAACCTCTCCTTGGAAGGTGTATTTAAAAGCGTTTTCAACGATGTGATTAATTGCTTTAGATAGTAATGATTCATCTAAGACGGCAATTACAGTTTTGTCAGGAAGTTGAACAATAAAATTCAGATTTTTTTCCGCAGCCAATCTTTGATACTGTGTTGAAAGCTGTTTACAGAAAATATTAAGATCTGTATCGTTCTTTGATATTAGATACTCATTATTTTCAAGTTCAGTAATCATTAGAACAGAATTAAGCGTGTTCATTAATCTTTTTCCGGAACGAGCAATTTTTTGAGCCATTTCGGCTAGCTCATGGTCTGGGATTTCTTCGGCAAGCAGTTGAGCAAATCCTAGAATTCCATTTAAAGGGGTTCTAAACTCATGGCTTACGTTTGCTAATAATGACGATTTTAATTTATTAGCTTCCTCAGCTTCAAGCTTTGATTCAATTAGAGCTTCTTCAGTTTTTTTTCTATCTGTAATATCCTCTTTAATTGCCAGATAACCGGTAGTTACTCCCCTTTGATTTTTAATTGGCGAGATAGAGGCGAACTCCCAATAAATTTCTCCCGATTTTTTTCTATTTAAAAATTCTCCACGCCACTCTTTTCCAGATGAAATTCTATCCCATAAATTATGATATTCGACATTCTGCGTACCTGCATTTAAGAAATTAACATTTTTGCCGATAGCTTCATCAAATGAATAACCTGTAATTTCAGAAAATTTTGGATTAGTATATGTTATTATTCCTTTTGTATCGGTTATTACAATAGCGGCGGGACTCTGCTGAACTGCACTTGAAAGTTTTCTTAACTCGGACTCGGAATTTTTTCTATCTGTAACATCCCTTAGCACAACTTGAACGGCTTTTATATCTTTGAATACAAATGGAATTGAAGAGACCTCAACAAAAATAATTTTACCGTCGATGCGTACATATTTTTGCTCGATGGTGGGAAGCTTAACTTCTCCCATATCCATCTGCTTCTGCCTAATTTTAGTAATTTCAATGCTATCAGGGTGAACATAATCGTAAATGGAGCTGCCGACTAACTCATCGGGATAATTGTGCCCTAAAAGTAAAGCTGTTGCTGTATTTGCAAAAATTATTGTATCGTTTTTATATACGAAGATAGGCTCAGGAGAAAAATCGAAAAGGTTTTTATATCTCTCTTCGCTTTCTTGAATCATCTTTTCCGACTCTTGAATTTGAGTTATATCATCACCCAATGAAAGAACACTGTACGTTTCTGTAAATTGATCATAAATTAAAGTATTAAACCAGACAACTAACTTCTTACTGCCGGCTTTGGTAGTTACTTCTTTAGTAATATTTTTTTGAATAAAATTGTTTTTAAGCAGATCCATTACTGTCGAATTCAAATCAACAGTATTTTTATCGATAAACATGTCAATAAAATTTGAATCGAGGATATCTTCTTTAGTATAACCTAGTAGTTTTTCAGCAGTTGGGTTGATATTAATTATGGATATATTTTCGTTACGCACGTTCCAGTAAATCATAGCAAGGGGAGAGTTTAACAA
Coding sequences:
- a CDS encoding pyridoxal phosphate-dependent aminotransferase; this encodes MKVAAEAKEMSARGESVIDFSVGEPDFPTPQNVKDAAIRAIENNQTRYTLNQGTVDLRKAISKKLKDDNNLDYSPNDVIVSSGAKHSLYNVILSICNEGDEIIIPAPYWVSYPEMVSVSDGVSVYIDTKEENGFKMTPEQLKKAITSKTKAVILCNPSNPTGSAYTKNELEAIADVVDQNNFYVIADEIYEKLVYGSYKFVSFPSLRESLKQKTILVNGLSKSHAMTGWRIGYTVGPEDVIKSINKIQSHSTSNAASISQAAAVEALNGPQEYVEMMRIEFEKRRDYLFDELLSIEGVSCYKSEGAFYLFPNVSAYFNKSFSTYHVKDSFDLSMYLIREAKVATVPGSAFGAEGFIRISYATSLENIKEGVKRIKEALAKLS
- the aroE gene encoding shikimate dehydrogenase, with amino-acid sequence MQLQNKFNHNTKIVGVIGHPIRHSFSPLMHNIAFEIGKLNYIYLPFDVPSNSLKDAIRGMIALGIKGFNVTIPLKEKIVPLLKDVSEEAGTVGAVNTIVNDDGVLRGYNTDVYGIIESLNDYKDEIAGQKVVVIGAGGAARSVIYSLIRNFKPGEIIIVNRTEQIGESLKEYFSAKMLFTELRSLPLVPPDLISVFRDSKLIINTTSMGMFPEIDDSATTIGESFMKGQIVFDVVYNPVKTKLLKLAEGQGATIITGLKMFVEQGAKSYELWTGEKMPVDKVFKTLENYLVT
- a CDS encoding tetratricopeptide repeat protein; its protein translation is MSFSDNFLGDGFDEQISEKDAKEKVVLCKEIIEEGRAFTNIDLIEDTVQLCIEYDFVEDGLHLVESILDIAPYNSEAWQFKGVLLNNSFRFDEAYNCFIKSLSLNPNDIETHINKSIAEDNLGLFDDAVSSLHKALELSPTDDETYFNLGMLYQKKERFNEAIQNFKRAVEIDPEYMEAWYELGYSYENNDQLENALAAYDKYLQIDPNSYTAWYNKGIVFLRMEDYPKAINCFELSIALKDDFSSSWFNCGFGYFRMKRFTDALSAYNKAYELDSYDDAILYNLGQTYEELSEYSLAIKCYTQAIKLDEEYYEAYLSRGYCYDSVGKYHLALKDFNKAISITSSSEEAWLAKADLEYSLGNIQLSIESYLKTLELNPDSFEGWYKLAETYGETGMWLEALRALDECIRINPNDANSYYEKSKIYFLLNHTKEAIDFLKLAFKIDPSIRNSFSKDYPEVKLSKLFNKLIEEN